The following nucleotide sequence is from Desulfovibrio sp. ZJ209.
ATACCACGGTCTTCACGCGGAAGGGATAGGGCCGGATGGTCGACGTGAGCGGCGCCACCAGTACCGTGCCGAGATGCCTGTTGAGCTCATCCGGGGAAATGATGAGCACGGGGCGGGTTTTCCTGATTTCATGGCCGATGGTCGGGTCGAGGTTGGCCCACCACACCTCGAAGCGGCTCACGGTTTTTGGGGCCATGTCCACTCCGCGGCATCGAAGCCCGAATCCAACTGGTCGAATTCCGCAAATTCCCGCGCATCCACGGCTCTTTCAGCGGCAGGGACGGCAAGAAGCGCCTCTTCCCACGCGGCGCGGCCCTGCTTCACCGGCGAGAGCAGGAGGCCCGCATCGGTGACAGTGAGGGAGACCATATCACCGAACCCGCACTGGGCAATGAGCGCCTTGGGCAAACGGATGCCGCGCGAATTGCCGATGGGCACAAGAGGAATATCCATCGTTTACCTCGTGAGCACAATGTAATTATTTGCAAAACAGCCGTCAAGCCGTCTCGCAGACTGCGGGATAAAGGGCAGGCAAAAGGCGCGAGGACAAAAAGAGGCGAGGACTATCCGGGCAGGGAAAGCAGCCGCGCGCGCAGCTCCCTGTCCAAGAGGCGCTGGTTGGAGCTGCCGCGCCAGGCGATGTCGAGGCTGCGCAAGGCCTCGATATAGGGACCGTCGATGAGCAGGTCCGTGGCGTCCAGCAGGGCGGCCACGGCCGCATCCATCCGGGCGCGGCTCGCCAGCTCCTCAAAGATATAGCCGGTATAGGTGATGACCGTGCCCCCGAGGGCATGGATGCGGGCGGCGAGCAGGGCGAGGGGACGGGCCTGGAGAAAGGGCTCACCCCCGGAAAAGGTCACGCCGGAAAGCAGCGGATTTTCCCGGTAGCGGGCCACCAGTTCGTCGAGGGAATGGTAGTTGCCGCCGTTGACG
It contains:
- a CDS encoding type II toxin-antitoxin system PemK/MazF family toxin; translated protein: MAPKTVSRFEVWWANLDPTIGHEIRKTRPVLIISPDELNRHLGTVLVAPLTSTIRPYPFRVKTVVCDIPGQVALDQIRALDKARLTRRMAVLPEEARREIVSVLQLMFAE
- a CDS encoding AbrB/MazE/SpoVT family DNA-binding domain-containing protein; this translates as MDIPLVPIGNSRGIRLPKALIAQCGFGDMVSLTVTDAGLLLSPVKQGRAAWEEALLAVPAAERAVDAREFAEFDQLDSGFDAAEWTWPQKP
- a CDS encoding 4Fe-4S single cluster domain-containing protein; the protein is MPEAARPAPGLRRAGFRAPVGRGEAAPRLRLAGIVEDSIVDGPGLRLTVFTQGCPHGCPGCHNPETHPVNGGNYHSLDELVARYRENPLLSGVTFSGGEPFLQARPLALLAARIHALGGTVITYTGYIFEELASRARMDAAVAALLDATDLLIDGPYIEALRSLDIAWRGSSNQRLLDRELRARLLSLPG